A single Defluviitalea saccharophila DNA region contains:
- a CDS encoding restriction endonuclease subunit S: MKWETVNLGDVLHLIIGGGTPSKSKSEYWNGDIFWCSVKDMEDDKHYLSYTKDTITKKGLENSSANLIKAGTVITSTRMGLGRAFINKVDMAINQDLKALIPNERIDNRFLLWTIVSKRNELNMLGRGSTVKGITLDILKSIEIALPPLIVQRRIADILSAYDDLIENNQKQIKLLEEAAMRLYKEWFVNLRFPGYENTKIVDGVPDGWSRKKLIDIADITMGQSPKSEYYNDRQQGLPFHQGVTNYGYRFVIDETYSMSYTRIAEAGSVLFSVRAPVGRMNITKNKIVIGRGLAAINHREGLQSFLFYMLKNRFYKDDLIGNGAIYASITKAVLHSQEFLIPCDNLANEFNSVAKSIDQQITNVDRQIILLQQARDKLLPKLMNGDIEV, translated from the coding sequence ATGAAGTGGGAAACTGTAAATCTAGGTGACGTACTACACTTAATAATTGGAGGGGGAACTCCATCAAAATCAAAATCGGAGTACTGGAATGGTGATATTTTTTGGTGCTCAGTTAAAGATATGGAAGACGATAAACACTACCTTTCATATACTAAAGACACTATAACAAAAAAAGGTCTTGAAAACAGCTCTGCTAATCTAATAAAGGCGGGGACTGTAATCACTTCTACTAGAATGGGTTTAGGTCGTGCATTCATAAATAAAGTAGACATGGCTATAAATCAAGATCTTAAAGCTTTGATTCCAAATGAGCGAATTGATAATAGGTTTTTATTATGGACCATAGTATCGAAAAGAAATGAACTCAATATGTTAGGGCGAGGTTCAACAGTAAAGGGTATTACTTTAGATATATTGAAAAGTATTGAGATAGCACTTCCCCCCCTGATAGTTCAACGTCGTATTGCCGACATTCTCTCAGCCTATGATGATTTAATTGAAAATAATCAAAAGCAGATTAAGTTGCTGGAAGAAGCGGCCATGCGATTGTATAAAGAATGGTTTGTAAATCTTCGATTCCCTGGATATGAAAACACTAAGATAGTTGATGGTGTGCCGGATGGTTGGAGCCGAAAAAAACTTATTGATATAGCTGATATTACAATGGGGCAGAGTCCAAAATCAGAATACTATAATGACAGACAGCAGGGTTTGCCCTTCCATCAAGGCGTTACAAATTATGGTTATCGATTTGTAATTGATGAAACATATTCTATGAGTTACACACGTATTGCAGAAGCGGGAAGTGTTTTGTTCAGCGTACGTGCACCAGTAGGGCGAATGAATATTACAAAAAATAAAATTGTTATTGGTCGTGGCTTAGCAGCGATTAATCATAGAGAAGGTTTACAAAGTTTTCTTTTCTATATGCTTAAGAACCGATTTTATAAAGATGATCTAATTGGAAACGGGGCAATATATGCTTCTATAACAAAAGCAGTTTTGCATTCACAAGAATTTCTAATACCTTGTGATAATTTAGCTAATGAGTTCAATAGCGTTGCGAAAAGTATTGATCAGCAGATAACCAATGTTGATCGACAAATTATTTTATTACAACAAGCCCGTGATAAACTTCTTCCCAAACTTATGAACGGCGACATTGAGGTATAG
- a CDS encoding DNA-binding protein, which yields MPKDLTTSKIDRQNILNNDLAINEIQKKSHLKGIDFENKILFTKSMVASFYEVDERTIERYISSFSEELKLNGYEILRGKRLKEFISAYTKQFGSDINVGTKITVLGIFDFKAFLNIGMLLAESEKARILRQMMLDIVIDLINKKTGGSTKYINQRDKDFISAYLLEDNYRRQFTDALKNYVEDNRFKYAHFTDLIYVSIFKEKAKEYKKILDLKASDKVRDTFYSEILDIIAAYECGLADAIKEVYVKQGRKLSCREVESILEKFENMALWKPLIHRGRIKMASRDMALRDAFHYQLSEYIQPLDKEEYEKFLGAAGEELERLMQENKDVLKRLKERE from the coding sequence ATGCCAAAAGATTTAACAACCTCGAAAATTGATAGACAAAATATTTTAAATAACGATTTAGCAATAAATGAAATCCAAAAAAAATCTCATTTAAAAGGTATTGATTTTGAGAATAAAATACTATTTACAAAAAGTATGGTTGCCTCATTTTATGAGGTTGACGAAAGAACTATTGAAAGGTACATATCATCATTCTCTGAAGAATTAAAGCTAAATGGTTATGAAATTTTAAGAGGAAAAAGATTAAAAGAATTTATTTCAGCTTACACCAAACAATTTGGTAGCGACATAAATGTCGGTACCAAAATTACTGTGCTAGGTATTTTTGATTTTAAGGCATTTTTAAATATTGGAATGTTATTAGCCGAGAGTGAAAAGGCAAGAATTTTACGTCAAATGATGCTAGATATAGTTATTGATCTAATAAATAAAAAAACGGGTGGATCAACTAAGTATATTAATCAAAGAGATAAAGATTTTATTTCTGCTTATCTACTGGAGGATAATTACCGGAGACAATTTACAGATGCTTTGAAAAATTATGTAGAGGACAACCGCTTTAAATATGCTCATTTTACTGATCTTATATATGTTAGTATATTTAAAGAAAAAGCTAAGGAATACAAAAAAATACTTGATTTAAAAGCTAGTGATAAAGTGCGTGATACTTTCTATAGTGAAATTCTAGATATTATTGCAGCATATGAATGTGGATTAGCTGATGCTATTAAGGAAGTGTATGTTAAGCAAGGACGCAAATTATCTTGTAGGGAAGTTGAAAGTATACTTGAAAAATTTGAAAATATGGCTTTATGGAAACCTTTGATTCATCGTGGTCGAATTAAAATGGCGAGCCGAGACATGGCTCTTCGAGATGCATTTCATTATCAACTATCAGAGTATATTCAACCACTAGATAAAGAGGAATATGAAAAGTTTTTAGGTGCAGCAGGTGAAGAGTTAGAGCGTTTGATGCAAGAGAATAAAGATGTCTTGAAACGCTTAAAGGAGCGTGAATAA
- a CDS encoding helix-turn-helix transcriptional regulator translates to MAISYKKLWKLLIDRDMKKKDLQKLAGISSATITKLGKNENVSTEIIQKICIALKCDVCDIMEMDDTKRS, encoded by the coding sequence ATGGCAATTAGTTATAAAAAGCTTTGGAAGCTTCTTATTGATAGAGATATGAAAAAGAAAGACTTACAAAAACTTGCAGGCATTAGTTCTGCTACGATAACAAAGCTTGGTAAAAACGAAAATGTTAGTACAGAAATAATACAAAAAATATGCATTGCTCTGAAATGTGATGTCTGCGATATTATGGAAATGGATGATACCAAACGGAGTTAA
- a CDS encoding N-6 DNA methylase, with translation MINIRKLESELWESADLLRQGSKLSSQEYCMPVLGLIFLRYAYSRFKYVEAEILKDRPVRNGRVLPVESSDFKQKSAIFLPEKARYDYLLNLPDDADCGKAVNEAMELIEAESTQLKGILPKTYTSFRNDLLKELLRIFNNSALNEINDDILGRIYEYFLNKFASAIASDDGVFFTPKSLVKMIVNIIEPTHGIVLDPACGSGGMFVSSSDFVNAEGINANSVMTFYGQEKVEFNAKLCIMNMAVHGLNAKIKSGDEANSFYHDAHNLEGSCDYVMANPPFNVDKVKAESTQNAGRLPFGLPGVNQKKEVSNANYLWISYFYAYLNDSGRAGFVMAASATDSGNKDREIRKQLIQTGHVDCLMSVANNFFYKVSLPCSLWFFDKGKKEELKDKVLFIDSRNYYTVVDRTLNEWSEWQMKNLNAIVWLYRGEKEKYTKLLQDYSTQIINDCKELDTEFESVSVLMNGYGEKLKPLRAQVADIIKNAEDINQLLPLNDMLKKYTTELNASLKALFEYGDGLEKEEAKDFAKSIDESATTWDRFKKSVSASLEEAVSQIKACRTVIKEAKWLTEKFGDGTYTDVLGLCKVATIDEIEEKNWSLTPGAYVGVAPVEEDDENFEERMTEIHKELLTLQAEANQLMDTISANFEELGI, from the coding sequence ATGATAAATATAAGAAAATTAGAATCTGAATTATGGGAATCTGCGGATCTCTTACGTCAAGGTTCTAAATTAAGTTCTCAAGAATATTGCATGCCGGTTCTTGGTTTAATCTTTTTGCGTTATGCATATAGCCGGTTTAAATATGTAGAGGCAGAAATACTAAAAGACCGTCCTGTACGTAATGGTCGTGTACTTCCCGTTGAGTCAAGTGATTTTAAGCAAAAAAGCGCTATTTTTTTACCTGAAAAGGCTCGATATGATTATCTGCTCAATTTGCCAGACGATGCTGATTGTGGGAAAGCAGTCAATGAAGCTATGGAGCTTATTGAGGCAGAGAGTACTCAATTGAAAGGAATATTACCTAAAACATATACTTCTTTTAGAAATGATTTGTTGAAAGAATTGTTGCGTATTTTTAACAATAGTGCATTAAACGAAATCAACGATGATATCCTCGGTCGTATTTATGAGTATTTCTTAAATAAGTTTGCTTCAGCTATCGCATCGGATGATGGAGTTTTCTTTACACCTAAATCTTTAGTAAAGATGATTGTGAATATAATTGAGCCAACTCATGGGATAGTATTGGATCCAGCCTGTGGAAGTGGTGGGATGTTTGTTTCTTCCAGTGACTTTGTTAATGCTGAAGGCATCAATGCTAATTCTGTAATGACTTTTTATGGACAAGAAAAAGTAGAGTTTAATGCGAAGTTATGTATCATGAATATGGCTGTACATGGTCTGAATGCAAAGATCAAATCTGGTGATGAGGCTAACAGCTTCTATCATGATGCTCATAATCTGGAAGGTAGCTGCGATTATGTAATGGCTAATCCTCCATTTAATGTAGATAAAGTAAAAGCAGAATCTACTCAGAATGCAGGACGCTTACCTTTTGGGTTGCCGGGGGTTAATCAGAAAAAGGAAGTCTCTAACGCTAATTATCTTTGGATTTCATATTTCTATGCATATTTAAATGATAGCGGACGAGCTGGCTTTGTTATGGCTGCTTCTGCTACAGATAGCGGCAATAAGGATCGAGAAATAAGAAAACAGCTTATTCAGACTGGGCATGTAGACTGTTTAATGTCAGTGGCTAATAACTTTTTTTACAAGGTTTCATTACCTTGCTCCCTGTGGTTCTTTGATAAGGGGAAGAAAGAAGAATTAAAGGATAAAGTTCTTTTCATAGATTCTCGTAATTACTATACTGTAGTGGATCGAACACTCAATGAGTGGAGTGAATGGCAGATGAAAAACCTAAATGCCATTGTCTGGCTATATCGTGGAGAGAAGGAGAAATATACAAAACTATTACAGGATTATAGTACTCAAATTATCAATGATTGCAAAGAACTCGATACTGAATTTGAAAGTGTGTCGGTACTGATGAATGGCTATGGTGAGAAACTTAAGCCATTGCGAGCTCAGGTAGCTGATATCATTAAAAATGCTGAGGATATTAATCAGTTATTACCGCTGAATGATATGTTGAAGAAGTATACTACAGAACTTAATGCTTCATTAAAAGCTCTTTTTGAGTACGGTGATGGATTGGAAAAGGAAGAAGCTAAAGATTTTGCTAAATCCATCGACGAATCAGCAACAACTTGGGATCGCTTTAAAAAGTCTGTTTCTGCTAGCCTTGAGGAGGCTGTATCTCAAATCAAGGCCTGCCGTACAGTGATAAAAGAAGCAAAATGGCTCACTGAGAAATTCGGAGACGGCACATATACCGATGTTCTGGGACTTTGTAAAGTTGCAACTATAGATGAAATAGAAGAAAAGAACTGGAGCCTTACTCCGGGTGCATATGTGGGAGTAGCTCCTGTAGAAGAAGATGATGAAAACTTTGAAGAAAGAATGACTGAAATTCATAAGGAACTCTTAACCTTACAGGCAGAAGCAAATCAGTTAATGGATACAATTTCAGCGAATTTTGAGGAGCTGGGGATATGA
- a CDS encoding SMEK domain-containing protein — MKNSDERVQFLADYISAYEEKIKLLNINGLFDAAKLFELFAIEVGSLYFGQKLSNLNIETYTYPCVDLISADKQTYIQVSTVKDIPSKIKSTLENIRDSKRPELNTLTNIKFFVLNNDSVDKVKDYTGNDQIGRISFTKANDLITTKDILQKAMVDLEFQIALYELLKKETESIKDNSYKFQEAIENSKTVGLGNIDCKINNEYEIDRSEIITRIKTDNHKNISIQGEAGSGKSVLCKKIVEEEENLIYARAERFLEETDINDIWGFNIKQTLEYLNGKPVIFFIDSLEFIADSRTKLDLLCVLYEITKEYPSSKIITSCRTSDKNAFIKIESKYSVISYEVSELTIPEQLAIAEKYPIIKKMWGMNSYNKLLKSPFYINLIVSEITDINNISDENQLREYIWQHIICLNDNKIKKVVESIVFTRAKDFSLGANILEYDMKIINGLISKGVLVSNGKTVRLKYDIFEDICFEQYLDNEFDKCKGKHNEFFNKVETFGRCIYRRYQIWISNKLFAKINREKFLFELVFSTKMPQNWRKQTEIGLVKSRYCGQFFSEYGQTIINNGMLNDFIKVTNLYAFEINSFLVKLIPYIQLQPSGEGRVSLIHLIAENKLFERDEIPRLELIKICTDYSKVQFKKKQTAEEACNILEFIIDKYIDECESIYYYKLDEIVNDLLAPIYQMAEYSKDWIKEFWGRLNSYYKGKDRDKKRLAEDIIEDTIKFKHTKLAEHLPMELCNLAEMYWTYTPKNVFDFYERERDDRSYWYGLSIKAADYEHGSTRTTAFDNNFFNILFKKNFWTGLNWAINFVNKLVNNYAEKYDGGLPTYDINFIEDNKKKSYLGLPEMWLVTTEEYRMPTVISDLIYCLKVELRSVIKNDAVVNKETAKFANNVSKLIYEKSNNIALLTIIADIGLEFRHKVPGYALDLVTNIDIVRIDLHRLVLLEKNPYKETLEKQILLTMGMPFSLPDRYNKNGIEQYSLQDYVIDCQIYHEENIRLRCYKILDYLYSVVPNDEENAINYLQIQKMDLRTAKAVKVDDTTTALIPTISGEAEKVIIENEKQRQPEISIASLINDCNNRISKGEFKLKDCIEAIKILLETRKNCIIPGVYDKVLIDLIILALNDDTLNDDTRSRFCQIWIDGIESYFSMGSFIFEYSLSRVLFAQLETNISNEIKNQIKKLILDLIMYRGQHGVIMEIARYAKLFLATNEPLAKAVFNTILKLAEDEMNHQRFNAKYLKNNNHKEKFEFLPNIQPKLRGADLYIEKDKKEKYKSQKDELIREYLFNCTKLELSNFDMDNYDITTLCYAINCGLTLNDTSFAEIVKKLVVAMINVWKANEYTHRSHKILDVYSLYEVIDFFRRELFASEIQSSKVMDILFTEVDFSKFTSETISFYLDVFGSLLPEYFDSHSDKDKRANCEKIIRSLENKITAIKEEKVRLELYKSLILSVTTYGGSGDWSKFTSGYSYQDKQFLNEMFSKYGGFHLNEMLNTIYKLHLDKLLPEILLSVRDAFKNVLQTSKSRFDVFAEIVMREKTIVLIMITKAFLDFSDKIKQDDDLTKAFEEILEILVELSYEEAATIIDEFRVH; from the coding sequence TTGAAAAATTCAGACGAGCGAGTTCAATTTTTAGCAGATTATATCTCTGCTTATGAAGAGAAAATCAAGTTACTTAACATCAACGGACTTTTTGATGCTGCAAAATTATTTGAATTGTTTGCAATTGAAGTAGGAAGTTTATACTTTGGCCAGAAGCTTAGTAATTTAAATATTGAAACATATACTTACCCTTGTGTCGATTTGATTTCTGCAGATAAACAAACTTACATACAAGTTAGTACTGTGAAAGACATCCCATCAAAGATAAAATCAACACTTGAAAATATAAGGGATTCAAAGCGACCTGAACTTAACACGTTGACAAACATAAAGTTTTTTGTGCTTAACAATGATAGTGTGGACAAGGTAAAGGACTACACCGGAAACGACCAGATAGGTCGTATTTCCTTTACTAAAGCAAACGACTTAATCACGACGAAGGATATTCTTCAAAAAGCAATGGTTGATCTTGAATTTCAAATTGCCTTATATGAACTGCTAAAGAAAGAAACAGAGAGTATTAAAGATAATTCATATAAATTTCAAGAAGCTATTGAAAATAGTAAAACTGTTGGATTAGGTAATATAGATTGTAAAATAAATAATGAGTACGAAATTGATCGAAGTGAAATTATTACTAGGATAAAAACAGATAACCATAAAAATATTTCTATACAAGGAGAAGCTGGTAGCGGCAAGTCTGTTTTGTGCAAGAAGATTGTTGAAGAAGAAGAAAACCTTATTTACGCAAGAGCAGAGCGATTTCTGGAGGAAACTGACATAAATGATATTTGGGGTTTTAATATTAAGCAAACATTGGAATATCTAAATGGTAAGCCGGTTATTTTTTTTATTGATTCACTTGAATTTATTGCCGATAGTCGCACAAAATTAGATCTATTATGTGTGCTCTATGAAATTACGAAAGAATATCCGTCATCGAAAATAATTACTTCGTGCCGTACAAGTGATAAAAATGCTTTCATAAAAATCGAAAGTAAGTATTCAGTTATTTCATATGAAGTGTCCGAATTAACGATACCAGAACAATTAGCGATTGCAGAAAAATACCCAATTATAAAAAAAATGTGGGGTATGAATTCGTATAATAAACTTCTAAAATCACCATTTTATATAAATTTGATAGTTTCAGAAATTACGGATATTAATAATATATCTGATGAGAATCAACTAAGAGAGTACATTTGGCAACATATAATTTGTTTAAACGACAACAAGATTAAGAAAGTTGTAGAGTCAATAGTTTTTACTAGAGCTAAGGATTTTTCGCTTGGTGCTAATATCTTGGAATACGACATGAAAATAATAAATGGGCTAATTTCAAAAGGTGTATTGGTTAGTAACGGAAAAACTGTTAGATTAAAGTACGATATTTTTGAAGATATTTGCTTTGAACAGTATTTGGATAATGAATTTGATAAATGTAAAGGGAAGCATAATGAATTTTTTAACAAAGTAGAAACTTTCGGCAGATGTATTTATAGACGCTATCAAATTTGGATTTCAAACAAATTATTTGCTAAAATCAATCGTGAAAAATTCTTATTTGAATTGGTATTTTCGACCAAGATGCCGCAAAATTGGAGAAAGCAAACCGAAATAGGTTTAGTTAAATCAAGATATTGCGGACAATTTTTTAGTGAATACGGGCAAACGATAATTAATAACGGAATGCTTAATGATTTTATCAAAGTAACAAACTTATATGCATTTGAAATCAATAGCTTTTTGGTAAAGTTGATTCCTTACATTCAGTTACAGCCAAGCGGAGAGGGTAGGGTAAGCTTAATACATTTAATTGCAGAAAATAAATTGTTCGAAAGAGATGAAATACCGCGATTGGAGTTGATAAAAATATGTACAGATTATTCCAAAGTACAATTCAAAAAAAAGCAGACAGCAGAAGAAGCTTGTAATATTTTGGAATTTATTATTGATAAATACATAGACGAATGCGAGAGTATATATTACTATAAATTAGATGAAATTGTAAATGATTTACTTGCACCTATTTATCAAATGGCGGAATACTCCAAAGACTGGATCAAAGAGTTTTGGGGTAGATTAAACTCGTACTATAAGGGCAAAGATCGAGATAAGAAGCGATTGGCTGAAGATATTATTGAGGATACTATAAAATTTAAGCACACTAAACTAGCAGAACATTTACCAATGGAATTATGTAATTTAGCAGAAATGTATTGGACATATACACCTAAGAATGTCTTTGATTTTTATGAAAGAGAAAGGGACGATAGGTCTTATTGGTATGGGTTAAGTATAAAGGCAGCAGATTATGAGCATGGATCAACTCGGACTACTGCATTTGATAATAACTTCTTTAATATTTTATTCAAGAAGAATTTTTGGACAGGTTTAAATTGGGCTATTAATTTTGTTAATAAATTAGTAAATAATTATGCAGAAAAATATGATGGTGGATTACCAACATATGATATTAATTTTATTGAAGATAACAAAAAAAAGTCTTACCTTGGTTTACCAGAAATGTGGCTAGTAACTACGGAAGAGTATAGAATGCCAACAGTTATAAGTGATTTGATATATTGCTTAAAAGTAGAATTACGCAGTGTTATTAAAAACGATGCTGTTGTAAATAAAGAAACTGCTAAATTTGCTAATAATGTTAGTAAACTTATTTATGAAAAATCAAACAATATAGCATTACTAACAATTATTGCAGATATAGGGTTGGAATTTCGCCACAAAGTACCTGGTTATGCATTAGACCTAGTAACAAATATTGATATTGTCCGAATTGACTTACACAGACTTGTTTTATTAGAAAAAAATCCATATAAAGAGACACTTGAAAAACAAATCTTATTGACTATGGGGATGCCTTTTTCACTTCCCGATAGGTATAATAAAAATGGTATTGAGCAATACAGCTTGCAAGATTATGTAATAGATTGTCAAATTTATCATGAAGAAAATATTAGATTAAGGTGCTACAAGATTTTAGATTATCTCTATTCTGTTGTGCCAAACGATGAGGAGAACGCAATAAATTATTTGCAAATTCAAAAAATGGATTTACGAACAGCGAAGGCCGTTAAGGTTGATGATACTACCACAGCATTAATTCCAACTATCTCAGGCGAAGCGGAGAAAGTAATAATTGAAAATGAAAAACAAAGACAGCCTGAAATTAGCATAGCTTCACTAATTAATGATTGCAACAACAGAATAAGTAAAGGGGAATTTAAATTAAAGGATTGTATTGAGGCTATAAAGATACTGTTAGAAACAAGAAAAAATTGTATTATACCAGGAGTTTACGATAAGGTTCTTATTGATTTAATTATTTTGGCTCTGAACGATGATACGCTTAATGATGACACAAGATCAAGGTTTTGCCAAATATGGATAGACGGAATAGAAAGTTATTTTTCAATGGGGAGTTTTATTTTTGAATACAGCTTAAGCCGAGTGCTTTTTGCACAATTGGAAACTAATATTAGTAACGAAATAAAAAATCAGATTAAGAAACTAATATTAGATTTAATAATGTATAGGGGACAACATGGAGTGATTATGGAAATAGCACGTTATGCAAAATTATTTTTAGCAACTAATGAACCTCTTGCAAAAGCTGTATTTAATACAATTTTAAAACTTGCTGAAGATGAAATGAATCATCAAAGATTCAATGCTAAATATTTAAAAAATAATAATCATAAAGAAAAATTTGAATTTTTACCAAATATTCAGCCGAAACTACGAGGTGCTGATTTATATATAGAAAAGGATAAAAAAGAAAAATATAAAAGTCAGAAAGATGAATTAATCAGAGAGTATTTATTTAATTGCACCAAGCTTGAATTATCAAACTTTGATATGGATAATTATGATATTACAACTTTATGTTATGCAATTAATTGTGGTTTGACTTTAAATGATACTTCTTTTGCTGAAATTGTAAAGAAATTAGTAGTGGCAATGATTAATGTATGGAAAGCAAATGAATATACACATCGTTCACATAAAATACTTGATGTTTACTCGCTTTATGAAGTTATAGATTTCTTTCGAAGAGAGCTTTTTGCTAGTGAGATTCAGTCATCAAAAGTTATGGATATTCTTTTTACAGAAGTAGACTTTTCAAAATTTACAAGTGAAACTATAAGCTTTTATCTGGATGTGTTTGGCTCATTACTCCCAGAGTATTTTGATTCACATAGCGACAAAGATAAGCGAGCTAATTGTGAAAAGATTATTCGTTCTTTAGAGAATAAGATCACAGCAATAAAAGAGGAAAAGGTCAGACTCGAATTGTACAAATCCTTGATATTATCTGTTACTACATATGGTGGTAGTGGAGATTGGAGTAAATTTACATCAGGGTATTCTTATCAAGATAAACAATTTTTAAATGAAATGTTCAGTAAGTATGGCGGATTTCATTTAAATGAGATGCTAAATACAATTTATAAACTTCATTTAGATAAATTATTACCTGAGATACTTTTGTCAGTAAGAGATGCATTCAAAAATGTTCTGCAGACAAGTAAATCGAGATTTGATGTTTTTGCAGAAATAGTGATGAGAGAAAAAACAATAGTTCTAATAATGATAACAAAAGCTTTTCTAGATTTTAGTGATAAAATAAAACAGGATGATGATTTAACAAAAGCGTTTGAAGAAATCTTAGAGATTCTTGTGGAATTAAGCTACGAAGAAGCAGCAACAATCATAGATGAATTTAGAGTTCACTAA
- a CDS encoding IS30 family transposase translates to MSKFFTYEERLELQKYLKESLSFKEISRRLDKNPTTISREIRKYSSEVATGFPGFPFNACKNRFNCRNKNVCGKDCTRKTSIYCKLCPTCNNNCTDFVLEICTARFRVPYVCNGCVTLGKCSLLKNIYDAENAHIKAHESISQSRRGLCISEEEIKRLNSIISPLVQRGQSIHQIYVIHQEELMCSEKTIYNYIDACLFDVRNIDLPRKVKFRERYKKPEFKVDKGCRIGRNHEAFLAFLDKNPETSVVQMDSVIGSKGGKCLLTIHFVETSQMLAFLRDANTSKSVTDIFEMLYDKLGKPLFKKLFPVILTDNGSEFSNPKAIEYSDEKFTGLRTNVFYCDAGSPYQKGAIEVNHGLIRRILPKGTSFNNLTQEDISLMMNHINSYKRKKLNNRSPYETFSFYHGEEVLHKLGCSPVPTSDIMLKPSLLKK, encoded by the coding sequence ATGTCTAAATTTTTCACTTATGAGGAAAGACTTGAACTACAGAAATATCTAAAAGAAAGCCTTTCTTTCAAAGAAATCAGTCGTAGATTAGATAAAAATCCAACTACTATATCAAGGGAGATACGTAAGTACAGTTCTGAAGTTGCTACAGGATTTCCAGGTTTCCCTTTCAATGCATGCAAAAACCGCTTCAACTGTAGAAACAAAAATGTATGCGGTAAAGACTGCACGAGAAAAACTTCGATCTATTGTAAGCTTTGCCCTACTTGCAATAATAACTGTACCGACTTTGTTCTAGAAATCTGTACAGCAAGATTTAGGGTCCCATATGTTTGTAATGGCTGTGTTACATTGGGTAAATGTTCCCTACTTAAAAACATATATGATGCAGAGAATGCCCACATCAAGGCACATGAGTCAATATCGCAATCCAGAAGAGGACTTTGCATATCCGAAGAAGAGATAAAAAGACTTAATTCAATCATTTCCCCACTAGTTCAAAGAGGGCAATCGATACATCAGATATATGTTATTCATCAAGAAGAGTTGATGTGCAGTGAAAAAACCATCTATAACTACATCGATGCCTGCTTGTTTGATGTTAGAAATATCGATTTACCACGCAAGGTTAAATTTCGTGAGCGATATAAAAAACCGGAATTCAAAGTGGATAAAGGTTGTCGTATTGGACGTAACCATGAAGCTTTTCTTGCATTTCTTGATAAAAATCCGGAAACTTCTGTAGTACAGATGGATTCCGTAATAGGAAGTAAGGGAGGAAAATGTCTACTTACAATTCACTTTGTTGAAACTAGTCAAATGCTAGCTTTTCTAAGAGATGCCAATACTTCAAAGTCAGTTACTGACATATTTGAAATGCTCTACGATAAGCTTGGAAAGCCTCTTTTTAAGAAACTATTTCCGGTTATTCTAACTGATAATGGCAGTGAATTTTCTAATCCCAAAGCAATCGAATATAGCGACGAAAAATTCACTGGACTTCGTACCAATGTATTTTACTGTGATGCAGGAAGTCCATACCAAAAGGGGGCTATTGAAGTTAACCATGGACTAATCCGCCGAATTCTTCCAAAGGGAACCAGTTTCAACAACCTAACACAGGAAGATATCAGCTTGATGATGAACCATATCAATTCTTACAAAAGAAAAAAGCTGAACAACCGTAGCCCATACGAAACGTTCAGCTTTTACCACGGAGAAGAGGTATTACATAAACTAGGATGTTCGCCGGTACCCACCAGTGACATCATGTTAAAACCATCTCTTCTCAAAAAATAA